A stretch of the Lolium perenne isolate Kyuss_39 chromosome 3, Kyuss_2.0, whole genome shotgun sequence genome encodes the following:
- the LOC127345221 gene encoding phytolongin Phyl1.2-like isoform X1 produces the protein MISRRSKPRSLDSGPEVASPGMLDAAGVREGEGMGSSVFCCVAVTSRSKKGKQLSYFRSTAVGEEEAEAARALATLCLNHAPEHHRWHHHTVDRRRIFAFLAGDDGRTYLAIAEPTPGSAEVVQFLERVRDTCSATPRRQRNEAVSSVVQQFVQILQAGPSSSSTTHHMLPGTGGSFSEPSSADEEAQPEEGATQRRSSRPSWRHTWWRRHAMAVIGVDVVLCLVLFSVWMAVCHGFSCVQR, from the coding sequence ATGATCTCTCGCCGATCAAAGCCAAGAAGTCTAGACTCTGGCCCGGAGGTGGCGAGTCCGGGGATGCTGGATGCTGCCGGCGTCAGAGAAGGCGAAGGCATGGGGTCAAGCGTCTTCTGCTGTGTGGCTGTGACGTCCAGGAGCAAGAAGGGCAAGCAGCTGTCTTACTTCCGCTCCACCGCTGTGGGTGAGGAGGAAGCGGAGGCGGCACGCGCGCTGGCCACTCTCTGCCTCAACCACGCGCCGGAGCACCACAGGTGGCACCACCACACGGTTGACCGAAGGCGCATCTTCGCGTTCCTGGCGGGCGACGACGGGCGCACGTACCTCGCCATCGCGGAGCCCACGCCAGGCAGCGCTGAGGTCGTCCAGTTCCTGGAGCGCGTCCGCGACACTTGCAGTGCCACGCCCAGGAGGCAACGGAACGAGGCGGTGTCCAGCGTGGTGCAGCAGTTTGTGCAGATACTGCAAGCCGGGCCgagctcctcctccaccacacACCATATGCTCCCAGGCACTGGCGGTTCGTTTAGCGAGCCTTCATCTGCGGACGAGGAGGCGCAGCCGGAGGAAGGCGCGACACAGCGGCGGTCAAGCCGGCCCTCCTGGaggcacacgtggtggcggcgccacgccatggccgtgATCGGCGTGGACGTGGTGCTGTGCCTGGTCCTGTTCAGCGTTTGGATGGCGGTGTGCCATGGGTTCAGCTGCGTACAGCGATGA
- the LOC127345220 gene encoding DNA repair RAD52-like protein 1, mitochondrial, whose product MAPGALARILLGRRAASPLLARPFSAKARAPRRAPEPEPLSESEDDFASGGEVAPTEGISKPLAHVLKELGKRVPESLIKTRVEDNGFALKYIPWHIANKILNVHAPEWSGEVRNIVYSSDGKSVSVVYRVTLHGTDAEIYREATGTASAAEDTGFGDPVQKAEGMAFRRACARLGLGLHLYHEDLS is encoded by the exons ATGGCGCCCGGTGCCCTAGCCCGCATCCTCCTCGGCCGCCGCGCAGCATCCCCGCTCCTGGCGCGTCCCTTCTCCGCGAAGGCCCGCGCGCCGCGGCGGGCGCCGGAGCCGGAGCCCCTGTCGGAGTCGGAGGACGACTTCGCCAGCGGCGGGGAGGTCGCCCCCACCGAGGGCATCAGCAAGCCGCTCGCCCACGTCCTCAAGGAGCTCGGGAAGAGGGTTCCCGAATCCCTCATCAAGACCCGCGTCGAGGACAATGGCTTCGCCCTCAAGTACATCCCATG GCACATCGCCAACAAAATTCTGAATGTGCATGCTCCAG AATGGTCTGGAGAGGTTCGCAACATAGTCTACTCATCTGATGGGAAATCTGTATCTGTTGTCTATCGTGTTACCCTCCATGGAACTGATGCGGAG ATCTACAGAGAGGCTACTGGAACTGCTTCTGCTGCTGAGGATACAGGCTTTGGAGATCCTGTTCAGAAGGCTGAAGGAATGGCTTTTCGCCGAGCTTGTGCCCGTCTTGGTCTTGGACTTCATCTTTATCACGAAGATTTGTCATAG
- the LOC127345221 gene encoding phytolongin Phyl1.2-like isoform X2, translating into MLDAAGVREGEGMGSSVFCCVAVTSRSKKGKQLSYFRSTAVGEEEAEAARALATLCLNHAPEHHRWHHHTVDRRRIFAFLAGDDGRTYLAIAEPTPGSAEVVQFLERVRDTCSATPRRQRNEAVSSVVQQFVQILQAGPSSSSTTHHMLPGTGGSFSEPSSADEEAQPEEGATQRRSSRPSWRHTWWRRHAMAVIGVDVVLCLVLFSVWMAVCHGFSCVQR; encoded by the coding sequence ATGCTGGATGCTGCCGGCGTCAGAGAAGGCGAAGGCATGGGGTCAAGCGTCTTCTGCTGTGTGGCTGTGACGTCCAGGAGCAAGAAGGGCAAGCAGCTGTCTTACTTCCGCTCCACCGCTGTGGGTGAGGAGGAAGCGGAGGCGGCACGCGCGCTGGCCACTCTCTGCCTCAACCACGCGCCGGAGCACCACAGGTGGCACCACCACACGGTTGACCGAAGGCGCATCTTCGCGTTCCTGGCGGGCGACGACGGGCGCACGTACCTCGCCATCGCGGAGCCCACGCCAGGCAGCGCTGAGGTCGTCCAGTTCCTGGAGCGCGTCCGCGACACTTGCAGTGCCACGCCCAGGAGGCAACGGAACGAGGCGGTGTCCAGCGTGGTGCAGCAGTTTGTGCAGATACTGCAAGCCGGGCCgagctcctcctccaccacacACCATATGCTCCCAGGCACTGGCGGTTCGTTTAGCGAGCCTTCATCTGCGGACGAGGAGGCGCAGCCGGAGGAAGGCGCGACACAGCGGCGGTCAAGCCGGCCCTCCTGGaggcacacgtggtggcggcgccacgccatggccgtgATCGGCGTGGACGTGGTGCTGTGCCTGGTCCTGTTCAGCGTTTGGATGGCGGTGTGCCATGGGTTCAGCTGCGTACAGCGATGA
- the LOC127345219 gene encoding uncharacterized protein isoform X2, with protein sequence MSPPSVMGQFGDTTYTKVFVGGLAWETQKETMRKYFEQFGEILEAVVITDKNTGRSKGYGFVTFREPDAAMRSCVDPAPVIDGRRANCNLASLGVQRSRPPTPQHGGARNFRVMKSFSQQAGIQGALGAAFPSQATFPHYAIPQGLPYHVYGYSPYSADYSYPANYYNIYGGTQYPFYGGAGTGMVTGTSPFYPYFQFGQSGNTTPTYASGQGYNMQYPQMFPFSTVTSTAAAVTGFAQQYGGPLSLAASPQAQAVCIPIKQA encoded by the exons ATGAGTCCGCCGAGTGTGATGGGGCAGTTCGGAGACACCACCTATACCAAGGTGTTCGTGGGCGGGCTGGCGTGGGAGACCCAGAAGGAGACCATGAGGAAGTACTTCGAGCAGTTCGGGGAGATCCTGGAGGCCGTCGTCATCACCGACAAGAACACCGGAAGATCCAAGGGCTACGGATTT GTTACCTTCCGGGAGCCGGATGCGGCGATGAGGTCTTGCGTTGATCCCGCGCCAGTGATCGACGGGAGGAGGGCCAACTGCAACCTTGCATCCCTTGGGGTGCAGAGATCCAGGCCTCCAACCCCGCAGCACG GAGGCGCTAGGAACTTTAGGGTGATGAAGTCCTTTAGCCAGCAGGCAGGGATCCAAGGTGCGCTGGGTGCAGCTTTTCCTTCGCAGGCCACCTTCCCTCATTATGCCATCCCACAGGGGCTCCCTTACCATGTTTATGG GTATTCTCCCTATTCTGCAGACTACAGTTATCCTGCA AACTACTACAACATCTACGGAGGAACCCAGTACCCATTCTACGGAGGAGCAGGAACTGGCATGGTGACTGGAACCAGTCCCTTTTATCCATACTTCCAGTTTGGGCAGTCAGGAAACACTACGCCCACCTATGCAAGTGGACAGGGCTACAACATGCAATACCCACAGATGTTCCCATTCTCAACTGTGACCTCTACAGCTGCTGCTGTAACCGGCTTTGCACAACAATATGGAGGGCCACTCTCACTTGCAGCGAGTCCTCAAGCCCAAGCAG TGTGTATCCCCATTAAACAGGCATGA
- the LOC127345218 gene encoding uncharacterized protein isoform X1: protein MDISQEQQDFGVLLKQGAEGRVFVSTFVGQKCVIKERFSKKYRHPLLDSKLTLKRLNAEARCITKARRLGVPTPVLYAVDPLPHTLTFEYVDGLCVKDILLGFGSDGINEERLNDIATQIGNAVGKLHDGGLVHGDLTTSNMMIKNNTNQLVLIDFGLSFTSAIPEDKAVDLYVLERALISMHSSCGDVMGKILSAYRKASRQWCSTTNKLAQVRQRGRKRTMIG from the exons ATGGACATATCTCAGGAGCAACAAGATTTTGGTGTGCTACTGAAGCAGGGGGCTGAAGGA AGGGTATTTGTTTCCACATTTGTGGGGCAAAAATGTGTAATCAAAGAACGCTTTTCAAAGAAGTATCGGCACCCATTGTTGGACTCAAAGTTGACTCTAAAACGATTGAATGCT GAAGCTCGATGCATAACAAAAGCAAGACGGCTTGGCGTTCCTACACCAGTTCTGTATGCCGTGGACCCTCTTCCACATACATTAACCTTTGAGTATGTGGATGGCTTGTGCGTGAAAGATATACTTCTTGGATTTGGTTCAGACGGGATTAATGAGGAACGCCTCAACGACATTGCCACACAGATAGGGAATGCAGTTGGCAAACTACATGATGGTGGCCTTGTTCATGGTGATTTAACAACTTCAAATATGATGATCAAGAACAACACCAACCaactg GTTCTTATTGATTTCGGTCTGAGCTTTACATCAGCTATTCCCGAGGACAAAGCAGTGGACCTATATGTTCTGGAGAGAGCTTTGATTTCCATGCATTCTTCATGTGGGGATGTG ATGGGAAAGATCCTCTCAGCATACCGAAAAGCTTCAAGGCAATGGTGCTCCACTACGAACAAGCTAGCCCAAG TTAGGCAGCGGGGCAGAAAACGAACAATGATTGGATGA
- the LOC127345219 gene encoding uncharacterized protein isoform X1, with amino-acid sequence MSPPSVMGQFGDTTYTKVFVGGLAWETQKETMRKYFEQFGEILEAVVITDKNTGRSKGYGFVTFREPDAAMRSCVDPAPVIDGRRANCNLASLGVQRSRPPTPQHGGARNFRVMKSFSQQAGIQGALGAAFPSQATFPHYAIPQGLPYHVYGYSPYSADYSYPANYYNIYGGTQYPFYGGAGTGMVTGTSPFYPYFQFGQSGNTTPTYASGQGYNMQYPQMFPFSTVTSTAAAVTGFAQQYGGPLSLAASPQAQAGMTMALATPTLPSPTQAAHPFRLVPSHFAVSAGPEQSLA; translated from the exons ATGAGTCCGCCGAGTGTGATGGGGCAGTTCGGAGACACCACCTATACCAAGGTGTTCGTGGGCGGGCTGGCGTGGGAGACCCAGAAGGAGACCATGAGGAAGTACTTCGAGCAGTTCGGGGAGATCCTGGAGGCCGTCGTCATCACCGACAAGAACACCGGAAGATCCAAGGGCTACGGATTT GTTACCTTCCGGGAGCCGGATGCGGCGATGAGGTCTTGCGTTGATCCCGCGCCAGTGATCGACGGGAGGAGGGCCAACTGCAACCTTGCATCCCTTGGGGTGCAGAGATCCAGGCCTCCAACCCCGCAGCACG GAGGCGCTAGGAACTTTAGGGTGATGAAGTCCTTTAGCCAGCAGGCAGGGATCCAAGGTGCGCTGGGTGCAGCTTTTCCTTCGCAGGCCACCTTCCCTCATTATGCCATCCCACAGGGGCTCCCTTACCATGTTTATGG GTATTCTCCCTATTCTGCAGACTACAGTTATCCTGCA AACTACTACAACATCTACGGAGGAACCCAGTACCCATTCTACGGAGGAGCAGGAACTGGCATGGTGACTGGAACCAGTCCCTTTTATCCATACTTCCAGTTTGGGCAGTCAGGAAACACTACGCCCACCTATGCAAGTGGACAGGGCTACAACATGCAATACCCACAGATGTTCCCATTCTCAACTGTGACCTCTACAGCTGCTGCTGTAACCGGCTTTGCACAACAATATGGAGGGCCACTCTCACTTGCAGCGAGTCCTCAAGCCCAAGCAG GCATGACTATGGCTCTCGCAACTCCAACCTTGCCAAGTCCAACTCAAGCTGCTCATCCTTTCCGGCTCGTTCCCTCGCACTTTGCTGTGTCTGCTGGTCCAGAGCAATCCTTGGCCTAA